The nucleotide sequence TCAAATTACACAGTTAAGTAgataacgatgaaagaaggaggtcactgaaaaggttagtcagctgtagaacccacatcttttggattACCGGCAGAGCACAGTTCAGCTGCTGGAAAGCAAATAAACCTGGCATTATCTACTTggtggcaattgatgttctgaggctggaacacatagaaaggacaaaggcgtacaaagcctcaagtgcataAGCAATTAATGATGAGAGAAGCAAGtccctgaaaaggttagccagctgtagaaccCATATCTTTTGGATTACcggctacagctggctaaccttttcagagaCTTGCTTCTCTCATCATTAATTGCTtatgcacttgaggctttgtacgtctttgtcctttctatgtgttccagcctcagaagatCAATTGGCATCAAGTAGGTAATGCCAGGTTTATTTGCTTTCCAGCAGCTGAACTGTGCTCTGCTTACTGATCAACTGTTCCAATAAAAGGACCGCTCTCCTGGTCAGCTGGCGACCACTGGCGACAAGAGCTTCATTACAATCCTCAAAACTGAGATCTTCAGAGCTTGGACTTACCTTCTTGCGAAGCTTGTCGAAAGCGCTATTGAGATTAAACATCCTCCGCCTCTCCCGAATGTTGGCTGCCCTTCTCTGAGCCACGGTGGCAACTCTTCTCCTGGGCTTGCTCTTCGTCCCCGTCCCCGAGTTCACCCCTCCGCACACCAGTCCCAGCTGATGGTCTTGATGACCCGAACCTCCACGACAACCTCCCGCTGCCCTCTGCACCGTCATCCCTTGCAGCACTCTTCCTGTCGCCCCAGGTCCTGGTCCGATCCCCAAAGCCCCCAAGTCAAAGGGGGTTTGCACGTGATACGTCGGTCCTAAGTTGTCCCAAGCCAGAGGCGAGAAAGCGTCAGAAGGGCCGTCAAAGTACGACGGCAACGGCGCGCTGAACGGGGGCCCTCCGTTGGCGACCGAACTGGCCGGCGGTCTCAAGCCACCGAACCTGAAGTCGTGGTAGGCGATGTGGTGTTCAACGTGGGCCGACACGTCGAGGAAGGCTGTAGTTCCTGTGCACTCAGGTGATGGAAACGGGGCAGGCCCGGTGTGCAGTCGAGCGGCTGCCATTAGAAGTGGTCCCGGTGAAGGAGGAGGGCTTGTCGAGTTCGTGCGAGGGGAAGTTTTTGCTTCCCTGGCCGAATTTGTGCACGGCTAGTTTCACCGGAGACGCATGGGCCAAGAACGCCCGCTAGGTGGCGGGCAGCGCGTCGTAATATTGCGATGTTTCACGCTCGGGAGAACGGAGCATTAATGTGGAGAACTCGGCTGACGTTTTCGGCGACCTGACTTTTTGTGCATTTTTGCCGATATGACAGAAGGAGCTCCGCGGATGGAGGTTATTGAGGTGTTTCGGGAAGGTGGCCGTGCGGGGTGGGCGGGGATGCTGCAAAATTCACGCCTCTCAGTTGGGCGGGGCGATAGGGATCGATAAGTAAGGGAGGGAGAACGGGAGATTTGGGTGACGTAGGGGGGGAACATTTTGTTGTGTGTTTGCTTTGACGATTTTCTGTGCGGGTGCACTCGTCCACAGAGTCGAAGGTGTAGGATTGTTCAATATGAGTTTATTAATTTTAATGTTGCTGTTCGCCAGTGTGTGCTAGGTGGCCTTTCGTTTTGTTTGTTCCCATTCCTTTTTGGTCAAAGTCTGGGGAAACGTGAGATTCAATTGCCGCAAAATACCTGGAAGTAATTTGAGGTACAGTTGACTTGCGGACTATCATGTTTGTAATAGTGAAATCAGTGCGGTGTTGGAAAATCTAGGGAATAGCTGGACGCTTCCACTCGTGTTTAAAATTTGTTTACACAGTTTTATCACATTCGTTTTACGCATCCGTTTTTCGTATTGTGAGTTGTTGCGTGATAGCGTAGCCAAGATGACTACGTTTGAGCTACGTAGCTACCGCCCACAATCCGCATGCAGGACAGCTGTTGCAACAAATCCACCGGTATATATTCACAAACTCGGATGTGTCCTTATATTTAACGAACCGAGCTTTTTGAGTTTAATAATAGTATCATATTATTTGCATTATATTTACATTATGCACATCACGGCGTGCAATCGCGTCTTTCATCTGTCACATATAGTGCGTGTATGTGTGTCACGTGTGTTTCACGCGCCTATCTACTAAAAACGATGTGGATGTTGACCGTCTCCCTGCGGacgtgaatgggaaaaatcaCCTTAGTTATTCTTCAGCGCTCGTGGCATGGCGATTAGGATGATCGCATTCCTCGCCGAGACTGCGAggcgacacgggttcgaatcctgtcaccggctgtgctgtc is from Ornithodoros turicata isolate Travis chromosome 8, ASM3712646v1, whole genome shotgun sequence and encodes:
- the LOC135366262 gene encoding neurogenin-3-like, whose translation is MAAARLHTGPAPFPSPECTGTTAFLDVSAHVEHHIAYHDFRFGGLRPPASSVANGGPPFSAPLPSYFDGPSDAFSPLAWDNLGPTYHVQTPFDLGALGIGPGPGATGRVLQGMTVQRAAGGCRGGSGHQDHQLGLVCGGVNSGTGTKSKPRRRVATVAQRRAANIRERRRMFNLNSAFDKLRKKVPTFAYEKRLSRIETLRLAIMYIAFMTEVVGGKEDPDTTCPGAPGPYAAPIQPMSEPPLEDAPGLWAASRPVGPVGATDALGHLCSSRQV